One Candidatus Omnitrophota bacterium DNA segment encodes these proteins:
- the gatA gene encoding Asp-tRNA(Asn)/Glu-tRNA(Gln) amidotransferase subunit GatA, translated as MELNQLTAHELLDKLKTKETDQKVVFDSLYKRIQKVEPKVKAYVRIKEEKTIPSNLQSEGLLNELPPITIKDNICTEGLNTECCSKILEGFRPPYDATVITKLKNAGAQIFPLKANMDEFAFGSSTENSFLGATANPWDLECVPGGSSGGCAAAVSADEAIWALGSDTGGSIRQPASFCAVVGLKPTYGRVSRFGLIAFASSLDQIGPITKDVLDAAILTKIISGYDANDSTSVKLDVPDYTKSLTNDIRGLKIGVPKEYFIEGMDLEIKSIIEEAINKLETLGAVSQQISLPHTEYAVPVYYIIATAEASSNLARFDGVQYGFRAKSNNLIQMYKLTRAQGFGEEAKRRILLGTFALSHGYYDAYYLRALKVRTLIKQDFDQVFTDFDCIVAPTSPSAAFKIGERTQDPLKMYLSDIYTISANLAGIPAISIPCGFTKKGLPVGLQIIAKPFNEEMLFRVAHTFEQNTQWHKLKPKL; from the coding sequence ATGGAATTAAATCAACTAACTGCCCACGAATTGTTGGATAAGCTTAAAACTAAAGAAACTGATCAAAAGGTAGTTTTTGATTCGCTTTATAAGCGCATACAAAAAGTCGAACCTAAAGTTAAAGCTTATGTCAGGATTAAAGAAGAAAAAACAATTCCTTCAAATCTCCAATCAGAGGGACTCCTTAATGAGCTTCCACCAATTACCATCAAAGATAACATTTGCACTGAAGGCTTGAATACCGAATGTTGTTCAAAAATTCTTGAAGGTTTTCGCCCGCCGTATGATGCTACAGTTATCACTAAATTAAAAAATGCAGGAGCTCAAATTTTTCCTTTAAAGGCAAACATGGATGAATTTGCTTTTGGTTCCTCAACGGAAAATTCATTTTTGGGAGCGACTGCTAATCCCTGGGATTTAGAGTGTGTTCCCGGAGGTTCTTCAGGAGGCTGCGCTGCTGCCGTATCCGCTGATGAAGCAATTTGGGCTCTAGGTTCTGATACGGGAGGCTCAATTCGGCAACCTGCTTCTTTCTGCGCAGTTGTAGGATTAAAGCCTACTTATGGGCGCGTTTCGCGTTTTGGATTAATTGCTTTTGCTTCCAGTCTTGATCAAATTGGGCCTATTACCAAAGATGTCCTTGATGCAGCAATTTTAACCAAGATTATCTCAGGATATGACGCTAATGATTCAACCTCGGTAAAATTAGATGTACCGGATTATACTAAAAGCCTGACCAATGATATTAGAGGTTTAAAAATCGGTGTACCTAAAGAATATTTTATCGAAGGTATGGATCTAGAGATTAAATCTATTATTGAAGAGGCGATAAATAAACTAGAAACTCTAGGCGCAGTTTCTCAACAGATTTCATTACCACATACAGAATATGCCGTGCCTGTTTATTATATTATCGCAACTGCCGAAGCCAGTTCAAACCTGGCTAGATTTGACGGGGTTCAATACGGATTTAGGGCAAAATCAAATAATTTAATCCAGATGTACAAACTAACCCGCGCGCAAGGTTTTGGTGAAGAAGCAAAACGTAGAATCTTACTTGGAACTTTTGCCTTATCGCATGGATATTATGATGCCTATTATTTACGTGCCTTAAAAGTACGTACTCTAATAAAACAGGATTTTGATCAAGTATTTACTGATTTTGATTGTATTGTTGCTCCTACATCTCCAAGCGCGGCTTTTAAAATTGGGGAAAGGACTCAAGACCCCCTAAAAATGTACCTGTCCGATATATATACTATCTCGGCAAATTTAGCAGGAATTCCAGCAATATCTATTCCTTGCGGTTTTACCAAAAAAGGATTGCCTGTAGGTTTACAGATAATCGCCAAGCCATTTAACGAAGAGATGCTTTTTCGGGTAGCACATACTTTTGAGCAAAATACCCAGTGGCATAAGCTTAAACCAAAATTATGA
- a CDS encoding helix-turn-helix domain-containing protein, translating to MGEEKLLTVREVSAILGVSEKDILDLTQDGRLPGYKIGDLYLRFKKEQVEQYKKDHPLAHSKTVKDEPEGIRSRIQDFLYFNDFYIGAVIFIILLAYLVYRGL from the coding sequence ATGGGCGAAGAAAAACTACTTACCGTCAGAGAAGTCTCCGCTATTCTTGGCGTATCTGAAAAAGATATTTTAGACCTAACCCAGGATGGCAGGCTTCCTGGATATAAGATAGGCGACCTGTACCTAAGATTTAAAAAAGAACAGGTAGAGCAATATAAAAAAGACCATCCTCTGGCACACTCTAAAACGGTCAAAGATGAACCAGAAGGAATAAGAAGCAGGATTCAGGATTTTCTTTATTTCAATGATTTCTATATCGGAGCAGTAATTTTTATAATCCTTCTAGCCTATCTTGTGTATCGGGGTTTATAG
- the gatB gene encoding Asp-tRNA(Asn)/Glu-tRNA(Gln) amidotransferase subunit GatB — translation MKYETVIGLEVHLQLKTKTKAFCGCAIDFGKTPNSCTCPVCLGLPGSLPVYNKEALNSAIKVALAFNCQIQKYTKFDRKNYFYPDLPKNYQISQYDLPLSRNGHLMIVSQNISKRIGITRIHLEEDAGKLIHGIDSSLVDFNRTGIPLLEIVSEPDLSSPQEAFDYLTNLKNIIEYLDVSDCDMEKGSLRCDANISLKPEGTKELGVKTELKNMNSFKGVKDALTFEISRQTKQLNTNQAMFQETRLWNADKGETVSMRSKEGAKDYRYFPDPDLAVFIIDEPMIARIKAELPELPQDKVSRLVRDYSLSEYDAKILASSKKFADYAEECMKIFQDNDKKPIVNWLIGPFTATVSNPSNQAKPEYIQSKNLVELVELVVKKQIISNLTGKAVLEEMFATGNTASSIISEKNLGQISDTESLDLIIHEIIAENSKSVSDYKAGKINALMFLVGQVMKKSAGKANPKVVGDLIKRRLANG, via the coding sequence ATGAAATACGAAACAGTCATCGGCTTAGAAGTCCACCTGCAATTAAAAACTAAAACTAAAGCATTTTGTGGTTGTGCTATTGACTTCGGGAAAACCCCTAATTCCTGTACCTGCCCGGTATGCTTGGGATTGCCCGGCAGCCTTCCGGTTTATAATAAAGAAGCGCTAAATTCCGCAATAAAAGTAGCTTTGGCTTTTAATTGTCAGATACAAAAATATACAAAATTTGACCGTAAAAATTATTTTTATCCGGATTTACCAAAAAATTACCAAATTTCACAATACGATCTGCCTTTATCGCGTAATGGACACTTAATGATTGTTAGTCAGAATATATCTAAGCGCATCGGTATTACCAGGATACATTTAGAGGAAGATGCGGGTAAACTTATCCATGGAATAGATTCAAGCTTGGTAGATTTCAACCGTACAGGAATTCCGCTTCTTGAGATAGTCAGCGAACCTGACTTATCAAGTCCTCAAGAAGCTTTTGACTACCTGACAAATTTAAAAAATATCATTGAATACCTAGATGTATCCGATTGCGATATGGAAAAAGGATCTTTGCGTTGCGATGCCAACATATCTTTAAAGCCAGAAGGAACAAAAGAATTGGGAGTTAAGACTGAATTAAAAAACATGAATTCTTTTAAGGGGGTAAAAGACGCTTTAACATTTGAAATCAGCCGTCAAACTAAACAGCTCAATACAAATCAAGCCATGTTCCAGGAGACTCGACTTTGGAACGCCGATAAGGGAGAAACTGTATCTATGCGTAGTAAAGAAGGCGCCAAAGATTACAGGTATTTTCCTGATCCGGACCTTGCAGTTTTTATTATTGATGAGCCTATGATTGCGCGTATAAAAGCAGAATTACCTGAACTGCCACAAGATAAGGTATCCCGCCTTGTACGTGATTATTCGCTATCTGAGTATGACGCTAAAATCTTAGCTTCTTCAAAAAAATTTGCTGATTATGCTGAAGAATGCATGAAGATATTCCAGGATAATGATAAAAAACCAATAGTAAATTGGTTAATTGGGCCTTTTACAGCTACAGTATCTAACCCTTCGAACCAAGCTAAACCAGAGTATATTCAATCAAAAAATCTTGTGGAATTAGTGGAATTGGTTGTAAAGAAACAAATCATCTCTAACCTTACTGGTAAGGCTGTTTTAGAGGAAATGTTTGCGACTGGCAACACAGCAAGCTCAATAATAAGTGAAAAAAACTTGGGACAGATTTCTGATACCGAAAGCCTTGATTTAATTATACATGAAATTATTGCTGAAAATTCCAAGTCGGTTAGCGACTACAAAGCAGGGAAAATAAACGCACTTATGTTCCTGGTTGGGCAAGTAATGAAAAAGAGCGCTGGTAAAGCTAATCCTAAGGTAGTTGGAGACCTGATAAAGAGGAGGCTTGCTAATGGGTAA
- a CDS encoding MgtC/SapB family protein gives MPTDFQMIIRLLLTLLLSGLIGLERQVHRRDAGLRTHILVALGSCLIMLTSLYVFDIYKDKVSLDPARIAAGVITGIGFLGAGTIIREPEKVRGLTTAASLWVVAGIGLAAGIGFNRVAIYTTVLVLIVLHFLRFVEGSLTLTKEDNHGI, from the coding sequence ATGCCAACCGATTTTCAAATGATCATACGTTTGTTATTAACTTTACTTTTGAGTGGGTTAATTGGCCTGGAACGTCAGGTTCATCGCAGAGATGCTGGTTTGCGTACGCATATATTAGTAGCCTTAGGCTCTTGCCTTATCATGTTGACATCCTTATATGTTTTTGATATATATAAAGATAAGGTTTCATTGGATCCGGCGCGAATTGCCGCTGGAGTAATTACCGGTATCGGTTTCCTTGGAGCAGGCACAATAATCCGCGAACCTGAAAAAGTAAGAGGATTAACTACTGCTGCCAGTTTATGGGTTGTTGCCGGAATAGGCCTGGCAGCAGGGATTGGTTTTAATAGAGTAGCAATATATACTACTGTTTTAGTTTTAATTGTTTTGCATTTTTTACGCTTTGTGGAAGGATCCCTTACTCTTACAAAGGAGGATAATCATGGCATTTAA
- the acsC gene encoding acetyl-CoA decarbonylase/synthase complex subunit gamma: protein MALSGLDIYKLLPKTNCRQCGFATCLAFAMQLAKKAITIEKCPFISTEAKMILEAQAQPPIKSITLGNDLLKFEIGNESVLFRHEEKFRNPAGVGFIIDDNLSDIEIKDRLEKINHLKFERIGQLLEVNLVALKQNTDSKRYLEALKLVLNNTTLPLMLMSDDLSALRKAAETAKERKPLLYCATRENFAQIGVISKELQLPLVVVGQDLDILTKLTKELNALGINNLILDTGTKSVTEKIWDLTQLRRQALKKSNRALGYPTLVISDKTDPYEEAMEATAYIAKYAGLVLIKGIQTWENICILTLRQNIYTDSQKPLQIESKLYPIGQVSQNSPVLITTNFSLSYYTVLGEVEASKIPSYILSVNTEGMSVLTAWAAEKFNAECITKSLNEHGVKDAVKHKNLIIPGYVAQISGDLAEQSGYEIIVGPKEAAGIPAFLKNLN, encoded by the coding sequence ATGGCTTTATCAGGTTTAGATATCTATAAGCTACTACCTAAAACAAACTGTCGTCAATGCGGCTTTGCTACTTGCCTTGCTTTTGCCATGCAATTAGCAAAAAAAGCAATTACAATCGAAAAATGCCCTTTCATTTCAACAGAAGCTAAGATGATTTTGGAGGCCCAGGCGCAACCTCCGATTAAATCCATTACCCTAGGCAATGATTTATTAAAATTTGAAATTGGCAATGAATCGGTTTTATTCCGCCATGAAGAAAAATTTCGTAACCCCGCAGGAGTAGGTTTTATTATCGATGATAACTTAAGCGATATAGAAATAAAAGACCGGCTGGAAAAAATTAATCATCTTAAATTTGAGCGTATAGGACAGTTGCTTGAAGTTAATTTAGTAGCTTTAAAACAAAATACAGATTCCAAAAGATACCTAGAGGCATTGAAACTAGTCCTAAATAATACCACTTTACCTCTAATGCTAATGAGTGATGATTTATCTGCTTTGAGAAAAGCAGCAGAAACCGCAAAGGAGCGTAAACCTTTACTTTATTGCGCAACCAGGGAAAACTTTGCTCAAATTGGGGTAATCTCTAAAGAATTACAGTTACCACTAGTAGTGGTTGGGCAAGATTTGGATATTTTAACCAAGTTGACTAAAGAACTAAATGCATTGGGGATAAATAATTTAATTTTAGATACAGGTACCAAATCCGTAACTGAGAAAATCTGGGACTTGACGCAATTGCGCAGACAGGCATTAAAAAAATCAAATCGGGCATTAGGATATCCAACTTTAGTTATTTCGGATAAAACTGATCCTTACGAAGAAGCTATGGAAGCAACTGCTTATATCGCTAAATACGCAGGACTCGTCTTGATTAAAGGAATCCAAACTTGGGAAAATATTTGTATCCTAACTTTAAGACAAAATATTTATACTGATTCGCAGAAACCTTTACAAATTGAATCCAAACTTTATCCAATCGGCCAAGTAAGCCAGAATTCGCCGGTTTTAATCACTACCAATTTCTCTCTGAGTTATTACACTGTTTTAGGAGAAGTAGAGGCCAGTAAAATACCCTCATACATTTTAAGCGTTAATACTGAAGGAATGTCGGTACTTACCGCATGGGCTGCGGAAAAATTCAATGCTGAATGTATAACTAAATCATTAAATGAGCACGGGGTCAAAGATGCGGTAAAACATAAAAATTTGATTATTCCCG
- a CDS encoding S41 family peptidase, translating into MGKKICVGLIIIILVFVGTRIAASDSRKKSNDEMYKQVELFSDTLAIIQKEYVDDTKPKDLIYGSLKGMLSSLDPHSQFMDPDTYNDLKVDTEGKFGGLGIEITIKDGLLTIITPIEDTPAWKAGIKAGDHIVKINDTLTREMSLTDAVKRMRGKPGEVVNLTILRDPENKLLDFKIIRAIIKIKDIKQARILEGKIGYIRITEFRENTLQELNNALTNLSKQGMKALIIDLRNNPGGLLDVAVKITGRFVQPNKMIAYTKGRNKGQNLEFLSEAKNAILDLPLAVLINEGSASGSEIMAGALQDYKRAIIIGTKSFGKGSVQTVIPLGDGSALRLTTSYYFTPSGKIINGKGVIPEIVVEENKEASETKNKKFNQIFDEIENKQAEAKTTPEDIFNYKNDAQLTGALDALRAIVIYNQSKH; encoded by the coding sequence ATGGGTAAAAAAATATGCGTTGGATTAATAATTATCATACTTGTGTTTGTCGGCACCAGAATCGCAGCCTCAGATAGCAGAAAGAAAAGCAACGACGAGATGTACAAACAAGTTGAATTATTTTCCGATACCTTAGCAATTATTCAAAAAGAGTACGTCGATGACACAAAACCCAAAGATTTAATCTATGGTTCATTAAAAGGTATGCTTTCTTCTCTTGACCCACATAGCCAATTCATGGATCCTGATACGTACAATGACCTGAAAGTAGATACGGAAGGTAAATTCGGGGGTTTGGGGATCGAAATTACCATAAAAGATGGCTTACTAACCATAATTACTCCTATTGAAGATACGCCGGCCTGGAAAGCCGGAATAAAAGCGGGAGATCATATTGTAAAAATTAACGATACATTAACCCGGGAGATGTCCTTAACCGATGCGGTAAAAAGGATGCGCGGAAAACCAGGGGAAGTAGTAAATCTTACGATATTGAGAGATCCCGAAAATAAACTTTTGGATTTTAAAATTATCCGGGCGATCATAAAAATTAAGGATATAAAACAAGCACGTATTTTGGAAGGTAAAATCGGTTATATTCGTATTACTGAATTTCGTGAAAATACCTTACAAGAATTAAATAATGCCTTAACTAATTTATCTAAACAAGGAATGAAAGCATTAATAATTGACTTGCGTAATAATCCCGGAGGGCTACTTGATGTTGCCGTTAAAATTACGGGAAGATTTGTCCAGCCAAATAAAATGATCGCTTATACCAAAGGCAGAAACAAAGGCCAAAACTTAGAGTTTCTTTCTGAAGCAAAGAACGCGATTTTAGATTTACCCTTGGCAGTCTTAATTAATGAAGGATCGGCTTCCGGTAGCGAGATTATGGCAGGAGCTCTCCAGGATTATAAACGCGCCATAATTATCGGCACTAAATCTTTCGGAAAAGGTTCCGTGCAAACAGTAATACCTTTAGGAGACGGCTCTGCCTTACGATTAACTACCAGCTATTATTTTACGCCATCTGGTAAGATTATTAATGGAAAAGGAGTAATTCCTGAAATTGTGGTGGAAGAAAATAAGGAAGCCTCCGAAACAAAAAATAAGAAATTCAATCAAATATTTGATGAAATTGAGAATAAGCAAGCTGAGGCTAAAACCACCCCAGAAGATATTTTCAATTATAAAAATGATGCCCAGTTAACAGGGGCTTTGGATGCTTTAAGGGCTATAGTAATTTATAACCAATCTAAACATTAA
- a CDS encoding polymer-forming cytoskeletal protein codes for MAFKKKLEEKTLDVDAAMQGSLSFKDPVNLRINGKFEGTLDTRGNLTIGSTAVINADIIGDNIIIGGKVKGKITARERLTLLPQAIVEGHIYPAKLNIAEGALLEGQCTMLHDFLNPEELAKYLEVELSSIIEWANSGKVPANKEDNDWKFERRAIDSWVASGKIGK; via the coding sequence ATGGCATTTAAAAAGAAGCTGGAGGAAAAAACCCTTGATGTAGATGCCGCAATGCAGGGCTCTTTGAGTTTTAAGGATCCGGTTAATCTGCGTATTAATGGAAAATTTGAAGGTACTCTTGATACCCGGGGTAACTTAACTATTGGTTCTACTGCTGTCATTAATGCAGATATTATCGGGGATAATATTATTATTGGAGGTAAAGTTAAAGGCAAAATTACTGCCCGTGAACGGCTTACCCTACTGCCGCAGGCAATAGTTGAGGGGCATATTTATCCGGCCAAACTCAATATTGCTGAAGGCGCGCTTCTAGAAGGCCAATGCACAATGCTGCATGATTTCCTTAATCCGGAAGAATTAGCAAAATACCTGGAGGTAGAATTAAGTTCAATAATTGAATGGGCCAATTCAGGAAAAGTGCCAGCTAACAAAGAAGATAACGACTGGAAATTTGAACGTCGTGCCATAGATAGCTGGGTAGCATCGGGAAAAATTGGAAAATAA
- the larB gene encoding nickel pincer cofactor biosynthesis protein LarB has protein sequence MSSKKGFCDLGFAKVDTDRRNRKGFAEVIFCPGKDRQHLKEIAKKIIKAKEDLLLTKLEKTEFNFLKKTIPALKYNHLAKIGYFLTKSKPLSKGLVLIISAGTSDIPIAEEAAVTLEIMGNRIKRLYDVGVAGVHRLMNNIDKLKAAQVIIVVAGMEGALPSLVSGLVKAPIIAVPTSCGYGASFSGLAALLTMLNGCSPGVTVVNIDNGFGAGYFASLINHPTR, from the coding sequence ATGTCCTCAAAGAAAGGTTTTTGTGATCTAGGATTTGCCAAAGTTGATACAGACAGAAGGAACCGGAAGGGATTTGCGGAAGTTATCTTTTGTCCAGGAAAGGACCGGCAACACTTAAAAGAAATTGCCAAAAAAATAATCAAAGCAAAAGAAGACTTATTATTAACTAAATTAGAAAAAACCGAATTTAATTTTTTAAAAAAAACGATTCCTGCTTTAAAATATAACCACCTGGCAAAAATTGGTTACTTCTTAACCAAATCTAAACCCCTCTCAAAAGGCTTAGTTTTAATTATTTCGGCGGGTACGAGCGATATACCAATAGCTGAAGAAGCAGCAGTTACCTTGGAAATTATGGGTAACCGCATTAAAAGATTATATGATGTGGGAGTAGCAGGAGTGCATCGGCTGATGAATAATATTGATAAATTAAAGGCAGCTCAAGTTATTATTGTTGTGGCAGGCATGGAGGGGGCACTCCCCAGTTTAGTTAGTGGCTTAGTCAAGGCTCCGATCATAGCAGTTCCGACTAGTTGCGGATACGGAGCTTCTTTTTCCGGCTTAGCTGCGCTTTTGACTATGCTCAATGGATGTTCACCCGGAGTAACGGTCGTAAATATTGACAATGGATTTGGGGCCGGCTATTTTGCCAGCTTAATCAATCACCCTACGCGATAG
- a CDS encoding divergent polysaccharide deacetylase family protein has translation MKNKLVISISVILILLLFIALILTPAYKKIPIKKIPAVKGKIAIVIDDWGYHLDNMAIVKEIKVPLTCAILPNLKNSKEVARKLNNLGFEIILHLPMEPKEKYRLEVNTITLNMGTKQVSNIMDTGLDSIIFAKGISNHMGSAITEDRRISGIVMLETKKRNLYFLDSFVTARSVCRQIAVKIKERFAKRDVFLDNQDDPAYIRGQLLKLKNLCRKQTSVIAIGHDRKNTLMVLKEMLPKMKEEGYKFVFVSEIAK, from the coding sequence ATGAAAAATAAACTTGTGATCAGTATTTCTGTAATTTTAATTTTACTTTTATTTATCGCTCTAATTCTAACTCCAGCTTACAAAAAAATACCGATAAAAAAAATCCCTGCTGTAAAAGGAAAAATTGCCATTGTAATTGATGATTGGGGATATCATTTAGATAATATGGCAATCGTAAAAGAAATAAAAGTTCCTTTGACGTGTGCGATTCTGCCGAATCTGAAAAACTCAAAGGAAGTTGCTAGAAAATTAAATAACCTTGGTTTTGAAATAATCCTACATCTGCCAATGGAGCCAAAAGAAAAATACAGATTAGAAGTAAATACCATTACCTTGAACATGGGAACCAAGCAGGTTAGTAATATTATGGATACTGGTTTGGACTCGATAATTTTTGCAAAAGGAATATCGAATCATATGGGTTCAGCTATTACAGAGGATAGAAGAATAAGCGGAATAGTAATGTTGGAAACCAAAAAGCGTAATCTATATTTTCTGGACAGTTTCGTAACTGCAAGATCCGTCTGCCGCCAGATTGCTGTAAAAATTAAAGAAAGATTTGCCAAGCGTGATGTATTTTTAGATAATCAGGACGATCCTGCATATATAAGAGGACAGCTTTTAAAATTAAAGAATCTATGCCGAAAACAAACCAGTGTAATCGCCATCGGTCATGACCGTAAAAATACTTTAATGGTATTAAAAGAAATGCTTCCTAAAATGAAGGAAGAAGGTTACAAATTTGTTTTTGTTTCGGAGATAGCAAAATGA
- the gatC gene encoding Asp-tRNA(Asn)/Glu-tRNA(Gln) amidotransferase subunit GatC codes for MSIDKETVKHVAHLARIELQPNELEKISGQLHDILGFIDKISTLDIEKITPASHILPISNVLRDDLPHKSLPVEKALENAPSKKGSFFSVPKIIE; via the coding sequence ATGTCGATAGATAAAGAAACGGTAAAACATGTTGCGCATTTAGCACGTATCGAATTGCAGCCTAATGAGTTAGAAAAAATATCCGGACAGCTGCATGATATATTAGGTTTTATTGATAAAATAAGCACTTTGGATATAGAGAAAATCACGCCTGCAAGCCATATTTTACCTATCAGTAATGTGTTAAGGGATGATTTGCCGCATAAATCTTTACCTGTGGAAAAAGCCCTGGAAAATGCCCCGAGTAAAAAAGGAAGTTTCTTCAGCGTACCTAAGATAATCGAATAA
- the tsaD gene encoding tRNA (adenosine(37)-N6)-threonylcarbamoyltransferase complex transferase subunit TsaD has translation MIVLGIESSCDETSVALVKDGKKILANVVASSLKIHSKHGGIVPEIASRMQLESISDVFSQAIKTAKIKIEDIDLVSVTSGPGLPGSLLVGISFAKALAISLKKPILGVNHIHSHIYANLLCHKNINFPCMALVVSGGHTSLFYIKDFSEIKTIGQTLDDACGEAFDKVAKIMGMEYPGGPEIEKFSKGANKHKIKFACCGTDNEFNFSFSGIKTAVLYCLKNKKVETKLKKDIAASFQESVINALVKKSILACRRYNVENLLIGGGVIANRSLRQTFSESAKDSGLNCFFPDTFLCMDNAAMVAGLADYLYKQGKRSNLNLNIEFN, from the coding sequence ATGATAGTTTTAGGAATTGAAAGCTCCTGTGACGAAACCTCTGTTGCGCTAGTTAAAGACGGTAAAAAAATCCTGGCCAATGTAGTCGCCAGTAGCTTAAAAATACATAGTAAACATGGAGGAATAGTGCCTGAGATTGCTTCTCGCATGCAACTTGAAAGCATTTCAGATGTTTTTTCTCAAGCTATTAAAACCGCTAAAATAAAAATAGAGGATATTGATCTTGTTTCTGTAACAAGCGGGCCTGGGTTACCGGGGTCACTTCTAGTTGGAATTTCATTTGCTAAAGCGCTGGCAATAAGCTTAAAGAAACCGATACTTGGCGTTAACCATATCCATAGCCATATTTATGCAAATCTTCTTTGCCATAAAAATATTAATTTTCCTTGTATGGCTTTAGTTGTTTCCGGAGGCCACACCAGTCTTTTTTATATCAAAGATTTTTCTGAGATTAAAACAATAGGGCAGACTCTTGATGATGCTTGCGGAGAGGCTTTTGATAAAGTAGCTAAAATTATGGGTATGGAATATCCCGGAGGCCCTGAGATCGAAAAATTTTCTAAAGGAGCAAATAAACATAAAATAAAGTTTGCTTGCTGTGGAACCGATAATGAATTTAATTTCAGCTTCAGTGGTATAAAAACAGCTGTGTTATATTGTTTAAAAAATAAAAAAGTTGAAACTAAATTAAAGAAAGATATCGCAGCTTCTTTCCAGGAAAGCGTAATTAATGCGTTAGTAAAAAAATCTATTCTGGCTTGTAGGCGTTATAATGTAGAAAATCTTCTAATTGGAGGGGGAGTTATTGCCAATAGATCATTGCGCCAGACATTTAGCGAAAGCGCAAAGGATAGCGGACTTAATTGTTTTTTTCCGGATACCTTTCTATGTATGGATAATGCTGCAATGGTTGCCGGATTGGCAGATTATCTTTATAAACAAGGAAAAAGAAGCAACTTGAATCTAAATATTGAGTTCAATTAG